Genomic segment of Plasmodium vinckei vinckei genome assembly, chromosome: PVVCY_10:
tatatatattgtgatatatatttcgaTATACtaaatgttaataatatagattttttttttttgtatgcATTTCTAACATTAAAAGTGATATATATCCGAAACGAAATGCGAGCATTCGCTGTCGTAACATTTttgaacaaatatatttttattataattataaattatgtaaatatgaTTAGATTTATGAGATctatcaatatttttacaatatttattatcctTAAAATTTAGTATATATTCTTCATCATTATATGAGATTGaacttataaaatattggattaataaatatacattatcactattttgtttatttaaagaatttgtatattgatctaataaatatgtaaaaaaattttcattttttaaaaaaaataaatcattaaatttgtttatattaatattttgttgatttattttttggcttaaattatttttggttgtcttttcatcatattcttttattttatctacATTGTGAATATAAGCATTTTTTGCTGTCTGGGTTTCATAGGTATATTCATAATTGTCATTAACCCCATGTCTATCTATGAgggtattattatttccatcGTTTTTATCAGGTTGGTTGATTGTTGGATCTGGAACTTCGGGTTccaatttaaatgaatcATAGTCgatgttattatatatatgaacaattttataaaaatagtctTTGGTTATTTCGGATCTAAATTTCGttgtgtatattttattttttttaaagtttttatacaaattaaaattccaaaaaaatataatttttaaaatattattaacatgGTTATTATCCTTTACACTATTTAggttaataattttatgagCATTCGGATTTTTTAGTTGTTTTCGTTTTGtcaaatttgtattttttatttgaattccAATTGAGTCATTCATATGTAAGTTCTTGTCTATTAAGAgatgtaaatttttttgtgcAATATCATTtagtttgtatatattatttccatattctttttctgtatgttcatatttaaatatatttttttcacttattttattatatatatcattttgtttataaaatgttaCTAGTGATTTTAGTatcaatttatttatgtccTTTTTTTCGTAAGGCTTCACATTAAATttacttaaaaataatttattttttttattttttttgctcgAAAATATCATTCTAAAATTACGATTTTTACTATATACTGAATTATcaattatacattttaataaaatattatttccttCATCAGTTTCATCTATAtgattaaaatttaattcattCTCATGATTATCTAGATGTGCAAaccaattatttttttcagttTCAAGTGGCATATTTAGATCATCACaattgttaataatattttcattttgattaTGTACATCAGAATTTTCACCATTACTTGTCtcatcattatatatatcatttttttcctttttagagttttctatattttcattttttttttgtgcatataataaaataatatatttttttttttgattattaCACATATTATCACTTAgatcatttatataatagtttACTACATCTTCTATACTATCactatataatgaaaaatattgatgtaattctttttttacctGATTatgttcattatttattttttcttcttccgAATTTTCAACttgtgtattattttttgttaaggATTTACCATGTTGGATAGCAAATATCACATCACTTATTTCGCTAAAATCATCAATAGAATTAATATCTTCAATTCTACCGTCAAAATTAGGTGATTTTACTTTTCCCGGATCATCgattgtatatttatttttgcttATAAAAAGTGTTAGCAAATTAATGCTGTATATATGTCCACATTCTGCTATAGTTtgatgtatataatttatgaataagtcaacaaaatatttcattgaATTTTCATTGTCAAAAAGAagataaacatttttagttgtatcatcatttgtttgtttttccttttttttatattgttcaTTCTTAAAGTCTTCATAAAAGCTATCTGggttttcattaattttatttaaaaaaaaacgagcGTAATTAATCAGATATTCATTATAATCCCAATTTAAAacatgaatattttttacaattatatgaaatgaaattttatcatttgttGAACTAtctaatattaaaatgtcatttaaacatatttttatattaaaataattgtaaataaataaacataattcaattaaaaaaataaacaatacaatatctttatttttatattctccaatattatcatattctatatcaaaataaagCCATCTCTTTTCATtacttattattaattcatataaattcatATCTTTATCTTCTTCATCCTCAACATTGGTACTTGTAGAGGAATTATCAATTTGGTTATTTATATCTGTATAGTAAATTTCCCTTAATGATAATGTATAAAAACTGTAAAATTTTAGAAACTCATAAAAATTGTCTATTATAAAACATCTTTTTGCATTTTCAAGTTCTTCAGTATAtagaataatatttttttttttataaatagatAGATTGCTATTTGTATGATCAGGAAGTTGGCTTACTATGTCATCATGTTCATTGTCCTCATTTTCTGTAACCTTTTCATAATAGTTTAATGCATCATGttgtttgtaaaaaatttttttttttataggaTTGGATGTATCGTTgtcattaaatttttttattttttttaatatagcatatttttcaacatttaaatatagtGAAATTTGGTTgttgttttttctttttccatAAAAACTTTCTGCATCGATTACCATCGTGAATTGTTGTTAATATGTGACTGTAGTAAAGGGAATTGAATATAATAGCTAGACATACTAAACAGGGTTACATTCTTTATGCACATAAGtatgcatatgtatatatgtacatacatatattatatatattggcgcgagtagaaaaaataatatgggTTGGTGTGAACTGATAAAATTTTCCATTAACTTataatattgtaaaaataaactataCAACAAATAATGATCTTAttctttcttttattttatcatcaaATGTTTTATCTCGTATCTCGTCACCGAcctgaataaaaaaattcaaaatatatatacaacatgtgaagataataaaaagggTAAACATAcgtggaaaaaaatatggagaTATATAAGGATTAAATTACTTGATATAGGGgatttaaaataatcaaatcAAGAAATATCGTTTTGTAAATGTCCTTTAAAAAGTCTGATAAATTGGCCATATCTTTATGAGTGATTAAAACGAATTTGTAAGCTGTAATTgtaaaaagagaaaaatcaggaaaaatttaattccatattttaatatgtacATGTAAGGAATAATATGAGTGCAAGGGATTCATTTGCATATGGATTGTGTATAGCTAACCTGTGAGGGTTTCAAAGTAATGCAACTTGTATAAAGGGGTATTAAAGGAATTGAAGTTTCCGAcatgtaaattattttgggTATTTAATAGATTTTGTTCGTGtgtttttgtatttacgttaatatttttagtcCCATTATCCATCAACTTATATaagttttttaattttttatttggctGTATATTAAAGCATAAGTAGTTTATTGCATATATTGAGCCTAGTAACAATTTTTCAGtttcatttttactttctttattttcgcgtcctaattttttactatcaattttatttttttcctgaTCATTGTTTTTTAAGCAAGTATTGAAAATTGGCTggtttttgtaaaaaatataaaagtagTAATCTCGGAAATTTTCAGAGACGTCTGCACTTTTCTCATGTAACATGTTATTTGTATTTGTGtaagtatttttattttgtatgttttattaaataatcagTATTGGGTTATGTacaagtatatatatatttcccaaaaataatatcagCTGTTttgtatgtttttttttttttttcaaaatttgtataaat
This window contains:
- a CDS encoding trafficking protein particle complex subunit 1, putative — protein: MLHEKSADVSENFRDYYFYIFYKNQPIFNTCLKNNDQEKNKIDSKKLGRENKESKNETEKLLLGSIYAINYLCFNIQPNKKLKNLYKLMDNGTKNINVNTKTHEQNLLNTQNNLHVGNFNSFNTPLYKLHYFETLTAYKFVLITHKDMANLSDFLKDIYKTIFLDLIILNPLYQVGDEIRDKTFDDKIKERIRSLFVV